The proteins below come from a single Triticum aestivum cultivar Chinese Spring chromosome 5D, IWGSC CS RefSeq v2.1, whole genome shotgun sequence genomic window:
- the LOC123121718 gene encoding protein diaphanous homolog 1 codes for MGKPVDVELGGAGGLAIAGGGGGGGGWGCGAVGRSVSFRCVFVLALAVGVLVPALFLLLPSRPGGYLSSDPDVLAAEIQVGFTLEKPVSFLAAHMDRIGSDIFEEIGVPNSKVSIVSMHSLASKYSTRVVFGVLPYPKDASISLPALSVLRSSLIGMMLKQLNLSLTPSIFGYPSSIELLGFPGGITVVPVQSGSVWASTDPLFNFVLNNSIGQILGNLTELKNQLEFGLNLRSYERIYLQFRNEIGSSVEAPATIEASVLDGNSILLPYRLKQLAELIKEPDARNLGLNHSVFGKVKGVQLSSYLQHSISDLSPSPAPSPSPYPSPSPSPSTSVPPSSSPSGSVPYLTPPTSSPSPRASPPLPNHPPCFPCSDCNPFPPAGRPMLKPPCFGSGPKLPPSVHSPQPSAVPSPTVHKPYLPPIPVHVDPPHPLPSPNHVPNAVPGPTYQMMPIPSPPVPHFRHSPPRKKRSGTTTKSPPIAPSPYSLLHS; via the exons ATGGGGAAGCCCGTCGATGTCGAGCTCGGCGGCGCGGGAGGCCTCGCGAtcgccggcggaggaggaggaggaggagggtggggGTGCGGCGCGGTCGGCCGCTCCGTCTCGTTCCGGTGCGTCTTCGTGCTCGCGCTCGCTGTCGGGGTCCTCGTCCCGGCGCTGTTCCTCCTCCTGCCCTCCCGCCCCGGGGGTTACCTTTCCAGCGACCCCGACGTTCTCGCCG CTGAAATTCAGGTTGGTTTCACGTTGGAAAAGCCAGTATCGTTCCTCGCTGCTCACATGGACAGAATAGGGAGTGACATATTTGAAGAGATTGGTGTACCTAATAGCAAG GTTTCCATTGTTTCGATGCACTCTTTAGCTTCTAAATACTCCACGCGTGTGGTTTTTGGTGTTCTTCCTTATCCAAAAGATGCTTCGATAAGTTTGCCGGCCCTTAGTGTACTGAGGTCATCCTTAATAGGGATGATGCTGAAGCAGCTGAACCTATCCTTGACACCATCAATTTTTGGTTATCCATCTTCCATCGAGTTGTTGGGATTCCCTGGAGGAATTACTGTTGTTCCTGTGCAATCTGGTTCTGTATGGGCAAGCACAGACCCACTATTCAACTTTGTGCTGAACAACTCCATTGGTCAGATCTTGGGTAATCTTACAGAGCTAAAAAATCAATTGGAATTTGGATTGAACTTGAGGTCCTACGAG AGAATATATTTGCAGTTCAGGAATGAGATTGGTTCTTCAGTTGAAGCGCCAGCAACTATTGAGGCATCGGTGTTAGATGGGAATAGTATTCTGTTGCCATATAGATTGAAACAACTAGCTGAGCTAATCAAAGAACCTGACGCGAGGAACCTTGGGCTTAATCACTCTGTATTTGGTAAAGTAAAAGGAGTTCAGCTGTCATCGTATCTGCAACACTCAATCTCAGATTTGTCTCCTAGTCCAGCTCCTTCACCATCTCCATATCCATCCCCCTCTCCATCACCTTCTACAAGTGTACCACCATCTTCGTCGCCATCTGGGAGTGTCCCGTACCTTACACCCCCAACCTCTAGTCCCTCTCCTCGGGCTTCTCCCCCTTTACCAAACCACCCCCCTTGTTTTCCATGTTCTGATTGTAACCCCTTTCCTCCAGCTGGTAGGCCAATGCTAAAACCACCCTGCTTTGGTAGTGGCCCTAAGCTGCCTCCATCTGTGCATTCACCACAGCCATCTGCTGTTCCATCCCCCACAGTTCATAAACCATACCTTCCTCCAATCCCTGTCCATGTAGATCCTCCCCATCCCTTACCATCTCCCAATCATGTACCAAACGCAGTCCCTGGACCAACTTATCAAATGATGCCGATACCTTCACCCCCAGTGCCTCATTTTCGACATTCTCCTCCACGGAAGAAACGAAGTGGCACAACAACCAAGTCTCCTCCAATTGCTCCATCTCCGTATT CTCTCCTCCATTCCTGA